The segment GACGAATTTGTGTTCTCTCTTTCGTTTAACAAAATTGACGCATCAATCTTTTCAGAATCAAGAATACCGTCTAAGCGAGAAGTATTGCGAGTGGTTATGTATGTGTTTGACCCATTTGGAATTCTAGCCGAATATTCCCTGATCGCTAAACTGCTTCTGCAGTCAATATGGCAAAAGCGAACAGAGTGGGACCAGCCAATTGAGGGCGACGATATAAAGCAATGGAAATGTTGGTTGCGCAGCCTAAGCCAAGCATGCAAGATAAGGATACCCCGATGTTACGCTGAAGAGTTCTTTGGGGAACCAATTGAACTACACATATTTTGCGATGAGTGAGTCAGCTTATGCAGCAGTTGGATACTGGCGCATACGTACGAAATCTAAATGGAAGTCCGCATTTATAATGGGAAAGACCAAGTGTGCCCCAATGAAACTATCGACCATACCCATGCTCGAGCTACAGGCGGCAGTGCTAGGAACTCGTCTCAGGAAATGTATTCTTGAGGGTCACGACGTCAACCCCAAATGTGTCCACATGTGGTCCGACTCCAAGACTGTCTTAGCATGGATTAAATCAGATCACAGAAAATATAAGCCATATGTAGGACACAGAATTGACGAGATACTTGAAGCCACAAGGTTGGAAGATTGGCATTGGGTGCCTACTAAGGATAACCCGGCAGACTTTGGCACCAAACTCAGATCTGGAACTCGAGAAACCTCCTGGTTGAGAGGCCCTCAATTCCTTCAAGAGGACGCAAGTCAATGGAATCTAGGAACTTCAGACGTTGGTGACACGGAACTGGAACTAAGAAGCAAGTTTACGTTATCAATCAATGAGATGTCTTCAGATGGATCTGTCAATATCGTATTCAGGGAGTTGCTGGAAAGGTTCTCTTCATTTACAAGGCGGATGCGAGTTGTCGCTTGGGTCTACAGGATGTGTGATCGTAAGATCAAACGAAAAGTCTACCTTGATGTATCTGAAATTGAAGAAGCTGTACTCATAGTGATCCGCAATGTACAGGATGTTGCATTTCATGATGAGCGGGTGGCGCTATTGACTGGACAGTCCATCGAAAAGAACAGCAAGCTGTGGAAGTTGTCTCCGATCATAGACGGAAGAGGAGTGATCCGCATGAATGGGCATATTAATAACGCATGTTCGGTTGGAGAAGAAACCAGGCGTCCAATATTAATGCCCCAAGGGCATCACGTTACAAAATTGATCGTGCGACATTATCACGAGCTATGGAAACACCAGAATGAAAACACAATTATAGCAGAAATACGCAGAAAGTACTACATACCACACTGCCGACAGGAGGTTCGCCGTGCAGCTAGAAATTGTATGACTTGTAAAATCCAGAGAGCTTCACCAAAAATGCCATTAATGGGACAACTTCCTAAGGACAGACTCTCTCCGTACGTACGCTTATTCTCATATGTTGGAATCGACTATATGGGACCGTTTCTGGTTGTAAGAGGAAGGCCTGGATAGAAGAAACGCTGGATATGCATTTTTACATGCCTTACGCGGA is part of the Drosophila miranda strain MSH22 chromosome Y unlocalized genomic scaffold, D.miranda_PacBio2.1 Contig_Y1_pilon, whole genome shotgun sequence genome and harbors:
- the LOC117190999 gene encoding uncharacterized protein LOC117190999; its protein translation is MSESAYAAVGYWRIRTKSKWKSAFIMGKTKCAPMKLSTIPMLELQAAVLGTRLRKCILEGHDVNPKCVHMWSDSKTVLAWIKSDHRKYKPYVGHRIDEILEATRLEDWHWVPTKDNPADFGTKLRSGTRETSWLRGPQFLQEDASQWNLGTSDVGDTELELRSKFTLSINEMSSDGSVNIVFRELLERFSSFTRRMRVVAWVYRMCDRKIKRKVYLDVSEIEEAVLIVIRNVQDVAFHDERVALLTGQSIEKNSKLWKLSPIIDGRGVIRMNGHINNACSVGEETRRPILMPQGHHVTKLIVRHYHELWKHQNENTIIAEIRRKYYIPHCRQEVRRAARNCMTCKIQRASPKMPLMGQLPKDRLSPYVRLFSYVGIDYMGPFLVVRGRPG